The Dyadobacter sandarakinus DNA window AAGCAGCGATACATTCATGGGCGCAAATACAAATTCTTCCAGATTACAGCCATAATCCGGTGTGATGCGGCGCTCACGCAGGCTGGTACTGAACAAGATCTGAAGACTTTGCCAGATATCTTCTTCGTCTGATACCATGACGGGCGCGCAGGTAGCCAGTGAAAACTGAGGCGGAAATGCCCAGCCGGTACCCAGGAAGCTTTTCCGGTCGGCTGACGGAAACAATGGTGTATTTTCCATTTGCAAAATTTTGTTTTAACTGCCAATCGAAACATTGGAAGAGCCGCCGGCAACTTTACCGCCATGCACGGTGGGATCCCCTTTGCGTGCAGCAGGCTTTCCATTGAAAAAAACCGATGCGGAGCCCTTCGCAATGCTGTTGGGACTGCCCGGGCATACACAGATGTCGGTAGCGGTTGCAGCCATGAGGCCGTTGATAAAAACCGTTTTGGGCGCTGCTACCTGGATTATCCCGCCGACATGGGTGCCGGTACCCGATTCCAGCGGAGCGGGACATTGATGGGCATCGTTCATTCTGGCAGCCTGCATGGTGATGATGATTAGTGTTATGGAATTCCAATCGTTTTGATACTATGGATCGTTGATCCGCACCTGCTTACCCTGAATAGATACATTCCCGGTGGCCTTAATCGAGATACCGGATGTGCTGGACAAGTCGATTCCCGCAGACGAAAGTTTGACAGCGTTCTTGTTCTTGTCCCGTATCTCGATCATCCCGTCTTTTTCGCTGAGCAGGATGGAGTATCCCTGGTCCGTTTTCAGCAGGATGCTTTTTTCTTCGTCATCGAATACGAGCTGCATTTTACCTTTTGTGTAAATACCTTTCTGCGCATTCTTTTCAGAGGCCGGGACAGGTGCGGGATGTTTCTTGCTGTACAATGAGCCGAGTACAATGGCGTCGTTCGGGTCGTTGTTAATGAATCCGAGGATCACCTCATCATCTTTTTCAGGACGAAAATTAAAGCCGCGCTTCTCTCCGGCCGTAACTGCCGCCACGCGCGCCCATACGCCCTGTGCATGGGACGGCTGACCGGAAATAACCGGCACCATCACCCTGACGCGATGGTCGCCCGGAAGCTTGTCGCCGCTCACAGCTGTTACCACGCCTATGTGCAGGCCCTGAATGGGCGGCAGCAGTCCTGCTGCCTCCGGGAGGGCGATTTCCGGGGCCGACTGGGCCAGCGTTTGCGTGCTGAGACCAAACTGGACGTCCGTTTGCCAGGTACCTTCAAATACCTGGTGCAGCAAACCTGTAACCAGGTGCTTGCCGTTGAACCTGCCCGCCACCCGCTTGATCTCTATTGTTTTCATCAATGTAAAATACCGTCCGCGCACCTTCACCTTGCCGCGCACCTGCGAGAGCTCACCGCGCTTTTTACCGGCCGCTGCCCAGGCGCTGAGCTCTTGGGTAGACCGGTCACCGCCATGGAAGAATGCAGGCGTCTGTTTTTTATAGAGTACATCCGGAAACTGGTGAGTAGCGTCTTCAATGCCCAGGTCGATGCCTGCCACACTGGCCGCGGCCGATAGTGCATTGCCGATCCCGGCAGTGGCGGAACCTGGCGAACCCGGGTTACTCCCGCCTTTTTCCGACACAAGCTTCTGCTCCGCAGCATTCCAGCTTCCGGTTTCCACATCGGGAAAGTGCGTACGGACATCCATTTCAGCCTCAAAGTCAATGATATCGTCACCCCAGGTTGCTGTAAAATCAGCTTTTGAAGCAGGCTGGGGCGATATGATGCTGATCTTTCCGTCTTCACAAATCACCACCAGCCCG harbors:
- a CDS encoding GPW/gp25 family protein, encoding MENTPLFPSADRKSFLGTGWAFPPQFSLATCAPVMVSDEEDIWQSLQILFSTSLRERRITPDYGCNLEEFVFAPMNVSLLSLLEEMIREGIQLHEARIRLERVAITPNDFEGRLDISVTYIVRSTNTRFNKVYPFYYQEGTNVAF
- a CDS encoding PAAR domain-containing protein gives rise to the protein MQAARMNDAHQCPAPLESGTGTHVGGIIQVAAPKTVFINGLMAATATDICVCPGSPNSIAKGSASVFFNGKPAARKGDPTVHGGKVAGGSSNVSIGS
- the vgrG gene encoding type VI secretion system tip protein VgrG — protein: MTGLPSNPISGNATDAPTHNVAVTLRMDGKDATQNPGGLMALSVYREVNRIPYARLHLSDGKVEKGTFPKSGSTVFVPGRTAEILLGYQNKVESVFKGIVVRHGVSALHGRASMLELVCHDPAVKMTLVRRSCYFYDKTDQQIFKEVIGTYADQGITAGKLDPTAYVHPEMVQYHCTDWDFLVMRAEANGLVVICEDGKISIISPQPASKADFTATWGDDIIDFEAEMDVRTHFPDVETGSWNAAEQKLVSEKGGSNPGSPGSATAGIGNALSAAASVAGIDLGIEDATHQFPDVLYKKQTPAFFHGGDRSTQELSAWAAAGKKRGELSQVRGKVKVRGRYFTLMKTIEIKRVAGRFNGKHLVTGLLHQVFEGTWQTDVQFGLSTQTLAQSAPEIALPEAAGLLPPIQGLHIGVVTAVSGDKLPGDHRVRVMVPVISGQPSHAQGVWARVAAVTAGEKRGFNFRPEKDDEVILGFINNDPNDAIVLGSLYSKKHPAPVPASEKNAQKGIYTKGKMQLVFDDEEKSILLKTDQGYSILLSEKDGMIEIRDKNKNAVKLSSAGIDLSSTSGISIKATGNVSIQGKQVRINDP